In Capsicum annuum cultivar UCD-10X-F1 unplaced genomic scaffold, UCD10Xv1.1 ctg3742, whole genome shotgun sequence, the sequence ATAGAGTGAATTTTCCTCTCGCGTGCAAAATTCCAACGTAGTCATTAGTACTTTaatagtaaattttaaatttaagagtACTTGTAGTTTAATAAATCAATTAGGTTGTtgatcaaataattttaaaacttcaaaACGAACTAATACTCAATTAGTTTCTGATATGTACCAATGACGATTTAGAGTTTTAGACTAAACCAACGAATTATTGTACCCATTATATATTGAGAAACTGACATATAAATAATAGTCCATCAAAATAATAGTCAACAAATTAAGAGAATGCATATTAATACATGATATACacaaaatacatacatatatagagagagtGTTTAAATTTGATGTACAGTCGGTGTATTTTCTTTTTACACCATCATGTGATATTTACCTGTTGTAGTAGGTCATCCATTTTTACATATTTACAAGAGAAACGGATGACCGGCCTGCTACAGCATGTAAAAGCAACCTGATggtgtaaaaaaaaatacaccgatggtgcaccaaacttaaattcatataaatatatatatatatatatatatatatagcgaATGTAATTATTTTAGCCGAACTTCCACATCTAAATTTCCCTTTAATTATTTCGCTGTCCAATATAATGTTAATTGTCAGTGTACATCTAGTATAGATGACGATCTATTCTCCTCTTTTTTCCATAGGCAAGTTAGTACGTTACTATCAAATCTTAATTTCTCGACGTAGGTAAATAATGATTTGGTCTTTGTAGTTGTTGAAGGAAGCTTCAATTAATATTCAAGTGTTTAGAAAGTTGGACCATTATTGATGACTTGGTAATTCACAAGCCTAATCAACAATTTGTTTAATTATATTAGGGAAATTAACGACCAATTCATACAAATagtcatctataaatagaaggcgTTTCTTATTATGTTtgtcaaaaatcaacaaaagaaaattaaaatcatttcatCTTAAGTAGCAATGGCTCTCAAGTCCTTAGTACTAACCATTGCCATAATGGCAGTGTTATCTTCAATGAGCCATGCAGGTGAACCTAGCCCTCTTCAGGATTTCTGTGTTGCTGTTGACGATGCCAAAAATGCTGGTAAATATTTATTAGTTATAACCAAATTacaaacatgaactttacaattTTTATGAAGTTTTTCTGTTTTTGCCTGTCTTTAATTTCCTATATTCTTTTAATCTATTTTTGCAGTTTTTGTAAATggaaaattttgcaaaaatccaatGCAAGTTGTGGCGGATGATTTCTTTGAGTCAGGGCTAAATGTACCCGGTAATACTTCAAATCCACTTGGATCTGTGGTGACTCCTGTGAACGTCAACCAATTACCTGGACTCAACACTTTTGGCGTTTCATTAGTCCGTATTGATTATGCACCATATGGTCTCAACCCACCACACACACATCCTAGAGGAACCGAGGTTCTTACTGTCTTTGAGGGCACGCTATATGTTGGTTTTGTCCTATCAAACCCTGGTCCAAATATGAAGAACAAGCTCTTTACCAAGATTCTACATCCTGGGGATGTGTTTGTCTTCCCAATAGGTCTCATTCATTTCCAATTTAATGTGGGAAAGATTAACGCAGTTGCATTTGCTGGACTGAGCAGTCAAAATCCAGGAACCATTACTATTGCAAATGCAGTATTTGGCTCAGACCCACCAATCAGTGACGATGTTCTTGCAAAAGCATTCCAAATTGATAAGAAAGTTGTGGATTACCTCCAATCACAATTCTGGTGGGATAACAATATATAACTAaaacataatttcaaaaaatatatgatCTATAAATAGTTATGGTTTTG encodes:
- the LOC107879850 gene encoding germin-like protein subfamily 1 member 20, whose amino-acid sequence is MALKSLVLTIAIMAVLSSMSHAGEPSPLQDFCVAVDDAKNAVFVNGKFCKNPMQVVADDFFESGLNVPGNTSNPLGSVVTPVNVNQLPGLNTFGVSLVRIDYAPYGLNPPHTHPRGTEVLTVFEGTLYVGFVLSNPGPNMKNKLFTKILHPGDVFVFPIGLIHFQFNVGKINAVAFAGLSSQNPGTITIANAVFGSDPPISDDVLAKAFQIDKKVVDYLQSQFWWDNNI